In one window of Mobiluncus massiliensis DNA:
- a CDS encoding response regulator transcription factor: MTEQSEIRVMIVDDHEIVRRGIAELVDRAADLRVVAEAGSVAEALSRAELANPNVVLVDLQLPDGTGIDLIRQLRVMTPNARMVVLTSFDDDEALAESLEVGAAAYLLKTVAGVEITNVIKAVAAGRTLLDERTVTRTSANRSDPTEHLTPTEKKILGLIGDGLSNREIGDTLGVAEKTVKNHITALLSKMGLQRRTQVAAWVASQRSAEWRKNSPRSEL, translated from the coding sequence ATGACTGAGCAGTCGGAGATTCGTGTCATGATTGTTGACGACCACGAGATTGTTCGCCGTGGAATCGCCGAGCTTGTCGATAGAGCAGCGGACTTGCGAGTCGTCGCCGAAGCCGGTTCGGTTGCCGAAGCCCTGTCTAGGGCCGAGTTGGCCAACCCGAACGTGGTTTTGGTGGACTTGCAGCTGCCCGATGGCACCGGCATCGATTTGATTCGTCAGCTACGAGTAATGACGCCAAACGCCCGCATGGTGGTGCTGACCTCCTTTGACGATGATGAGGCGCTGGCGGAATCCCTGGAAGTGGGGGCGGCGGCTTATCTGTTGAAAACCGTCGCCGGGGTGGAAATTACGAACGTCATCAAGGCCGTGGCGGCGGGGCGCACCCTGCTTGATGAACGTACCGTGACCCGCACCAGCGCTAACCGCAGCGACCCTACCGAACACTTGACCCCCACTGAAAAGAAAATCCTGGGATTAATCGGCGATGGCCTGTCTAACCGAGAAATCGGAGACACTCTGGGTGTGGCCGAAAAGACCGTGAAAAACCACATTACCGCACTGCTGTCGAAAATGGGTTTGCAGCGGCGTACCCAGGTGGCGGCATGGGTTGCTTCGCAGCGTTCCGCCGAGTGGCGCAAGAACTCTCCGCGTTCGGAACTGTGA
- the mutM gene encoding bifunctional DNA-formamidopyrimidine glycosylase/DNA-(apurinic or apyrimidinic site) lyase: MPELPEVETIRRNLEQTVVGARVLSISDPTHERTLRNQQGGIAALRAGLEGARLSAAVRRGKFLWFPLAGDVTSAEGSFALVMHLGMSGQLRVESGSAALHRAGSALPPPARQSLGEARLFAHERLRFALDNGKDLVFCDQRTFGHVELRPLRPTADGAPGGMGAPEPLLPQGVEHIARDVLDSCRDTTKFVEKTRASTRAIKTKLLDQSIVSGIGNIYADEGLFAARIHPAAPGRSLSERKLRKLLSAVAEVMEHALDFGGTSFDRLYVNSWGNPGEFAKELQVYGRGGLSCRRCGTRLDKMIIDGRSSVFCPRCQRKR; the protein is encoded by the coding sequence ATGCCTGAGCTTCCCGAAGTGGAAACGATTCGCCGGAATCTGGAACAAACCGTGGTGGGAGCGCGGGTCCTGAGCATCAGCGACCCCACCCATGAGCGGACTTTGCGCAATCAGCAGGGGGGAATCGCCGCGTTACGTGCGGGACTGGAGGGGGCGCGTCTGAGCGCAGCAGTCCGGCGCGGAAAGTTTTTGTGGTTTCCCCTAGCGGGGGATGTCACAAGTGCAGAAGGCTCGTTTGCCCTCGTGATGCACCTGGGCATGTCGGGCCAGCTGCGGGTCGAATCGGGGAGTGCGGCTCTGCACCGTGCCGGTTCAGCCCTGCCACCGCCAGCTCGACAAAGCCTCGGGGAGGCTCGTCTCTTCGCCCATGAGCGCCTTCGTTTCGCCCTGGACAACGGGAAAGACCTGGTGTTTTGCGACCAACGCACCTTTGGACACGTCGAACTCAGACCGCTGCGGCCCACCGCGGACGGTGCGCCCGGAGGGATGGGGGCACCGGAGCCGCTGCTGCCGCAGGGCGTGGAACATATTGCCCGCGATGTGCTGGACTCATGCCGCGACACGACGAAATTCGTGGAAAAGACTCGCGCCAGTACCCGAGCGATAAAAACCAAGCTGTTGGACCAGAGCATTGTCTCCGGTATCGGCAATATTTATGCTGATGAGGGCCTGTTTGCTGCCCGGATACATCCCGCTGCCCCCGGCCGGTCACTCAGTGAGAGGAAACTACGGAAATTACTGAGTGCCGTGGCGGAGGTGATGGAGCACGCTTTAGATTTCGGCGGTACTTCATTTGACCGCCTGTACGTGAATTCTTGGGGTAACCCGGGTGAATTCGCGAAAGAGTTGCAGGTTTACGGTCGTGGCGGTCTAAGTTGCCGCCGCTGCGGGACCCGGCTCGATAAGATGATTATTGACGGCCGCTCCAGCGTGTTTTGCCCACGTTGCCAGCGAAAGCGTTAG
- the rnc gene encoding ribonuclease III, whose protein sequence is MNQSSPNTDKIGEPGQPRATLERLLADWGQPVDKELLVVAMTHRSFAHEHGKTGSAGTNERLEFLGDAVLQIVVTEYLFRNFPDVPEGELAPMRAATVSQTPLAEVARRLHLGDYVLLGIGEDRQGGREKDSILSDTLEALIGASYLTSGLESTRVTIERHLRRYLRNAPRRAVGMDWKTHLSEFAAANSLGEPEYTVQGSGPDHARVFRAEIRLEGEVLGEGQGTSKKSAEHSAAEAAFEALQDRFGDQVADA, encoded by the coding sequence GTGAACCAGTCCTCACCAAACACAGACAAAATCGGAGAACCGGGTCAACCCAGAGCCACCTTGGAACGTTTACTTGCCGACTGGGGGCAGCCGGTCGATAAAGAACTTTTGGTGGTCGCGATGACCCACCGGTCTTTTGCACACGAACATGGGAAAACCGGCTCGGCCGGCACAAATGAAAGACTGGAATTTTTAGGGGACGCGGTGTTGCAAATCGTGGTCACCGAGTACCTGTTCCGTAACTTCCCCGATGTTCCCGAGGGGGAGTTAGCTCCGATGCGTGCCGCCACCGTCAGCCAAACCCCGCTGGCAGAAGTCGCGCGACGGCTGCACCTGGGTGATTACGTCCTGCTGGGAATCGGCGAGGACCGTCAGGGAGGCCGGGAAAAGGACTCCATTTTGTCCGACACTTTAGAGGCCCTGATTGGCGCGTCCTACCTCACTTCAGGTTTGGAATCGACACGCGTTACCATAGAGCGACACCTGCGGCGATACTTGCGTAACGCGCCGCGCCGGGCGGTCGGAATGGATTGGAAGACCCATCTGAGCGAGTTTGCCGCCGCTAACTCGCTGGGCGAACCGGAGTACACGGTGCAGGGCAGCGGCCCGGATCACGCCCGTGTATTCAGAGCCGAAATTCGCTTGGAGGGTGAGGTCCTGGGCGAAGGTCAGGGCACTTCCAAGAAATCCGCCGAACATAGCGCTGCCGAGGCCGCTTTTGAGGCGCTGCAAGACCGTTTCGGGGATCAGGTGGCTGATGCCTGA
- a CDS encoding YceD family protein — protein sequence MTSGTKAHDAGKKSVRLDNQDAGSDYRIALTSLPGNPGKTLELHDYLLPLPDTWTNGVVTLREAEGSFEVSLQSLHEGILVNLRGMVPTDAQCSRCLDPVPGTVEVNETQMFFFPGAREAARQEGDEEWEDILEVGAEDEVDLEPVLRDALVLGMETLPLCNPDCQGLCPDCGEKFADLPPDHHHEVLDPRWAVLGDLANELRAQEAGGDETS from the coding sequence ATGACTAGCGGCACCAAAGCGCATGATGCCGGGAAAAAGTCGGTTCGGTTAGACAATCAGGATGCCGGGTCTGACTACCGCATTGCGTTAACCTCCCTGCCAGGCAATCCCGGAAAGACACTCGAACTGCACGATTACCTGTTGCCACTGCCGGACACCTGGACGAACGGAGTCGTGACCCTGCGGGAGGCTGAAGGCAGTTTCGAGGTCAGTTTGCAGTCCCTGCATGAGGGAATTTTGGTCAACCTGCGGGGTATGGTACCGACAGATGCCCAATGTTCGCGCTGTTTAGACCCGGTTCCGGGGACGGTAGAAGTCAACGAAACCCAGATGTTCTTCTTTCCTGGCGCCCGTGAAGCTGCCCGCCAGGAGGGTGACGAGGAATGGGAGGACATCCTCGAAGTGGGCGCCGAAGATGAGGTAGACCTCGAACCGGTGCTACGCGATGCCTTGGTGCTCGGCATGGAGACTTTGCCGCTGTGCAACCCCGACTGCCAGGGATTATGCCCGGATTGCGGGGAAAAGTTTGCGGATTTGCCCCCCGATCACCACCACGAAGTCTTGGATCCGCGCTGGGCCGTGCTGGGGGATTTAGCCAATGAGCTGCGAGCTCAGGAAGCTGGAGGGGACGAAACCTCGTGA
- the coaD gene encoding pantetheine-phosphate adenylyltransferase, whose product MTQALCPGTFDPFTYGHLDMVRQCLTFADVVVIGIAENSKKTPLLSLDKRIELAQTTIREAKLDTRVNVEIVEGLIADFCKEHHIDVIAKGLRTSQDFDYENPMSQMNRQIGAPPTVFVGCKPALIHVSSSMVKEVASYGADVYTMVCADTAQALYEAYQVSPPNRDNNVISARFDKYNS is encoded by the coding sequence GTGACTCAAGCGCTTTGCCCCGGAACTTTTGACCCGTTCACCTATGGACACCTCGATATGGTGCGCCAATGTTTGACCTTTGCAGATGTTGTAGTCATAGGAATTGCCGAGAATTCAAAGAAAACCCCGCTGCTTTCGTTGGATAAACGCATCGAATTGGCTCAGACCACGATTCGGGAAGCGAAACTCGATACCCGCGTCAACGTAGAAATTGTGGAAGGACTGATAGCTGATTTCTGTAAAGAACATCATATTGACGTTATTGCGAAAGGACTGCGTACCTCCCAGGACTTTGATTACGAAAATCCGATGAGTCAGATGAATCGCCAAATCGGGGCTCCGCCGACCGTGTTTGTGGGCTGCAAACCGGCGTTGATTCACGTCTCAAGTTCTATGGTTAAGGAAGTCGCCAGTTACGGAGCTGATGTCTATACGATGGTTTGTGCGGATACCGCGCAAGCTCTGTATGAGGCTTACCAAGTTAGCCCCCCAAACCGGGATAATAATGTCATATCAGCCCGTTTCGACAAGTACAACAGCTAG
- the rsmD gene encoding 16S rRNA (guanine(966)-N(2))-methyltransferase RsmD, producing the protein MTRIVAGEKGGLHLTVPKSGTRPTSERVREAMFSHLLCSGFPQGAAVLDLFAGSGALGLEALSRGGASAVFVDAAGSAAKVLRANIDTLHYRDRSRVLVKDAAKYVSELKPTDCFDLIFLDPPYALAPYVLSEILAGLTAHFSPEGVMVLETSKKFPTPEIPSGLQADGTKNYGDTLVTYLHQARDCG; encoded by the coding sequence GTGACACGAATTGTTGCTGGCGAAAAGGGGGGCTTGCACCTGACTGTGCCGAAGTCGGGAACCCGCCCCACTTCCGAGCGGGTGCGCGAAGCGATGTTTTCCCATCTGCTTTGTTCTGGGTTCCCACAAGGTGCCGCGGTTTTGGATTTGTTCGCCGGTTCTGGAGCCCTGGGTCTGGAGGCGCTGTCTCGTGGCGGGGCAAGCGCGGTTTTTGTCGACGCCGCCGGGTCGGCAGCCAAGGTGCTACGTGCGAACATAGATACCCTGCACTATCGGGACCGCTCCCGTGTCCTGGTGAAAGATGCCGCCAAGTACGTTTCTGAACTGAAACCCACGGATTGTTTTGACCTCATTTTCTTGGACCCACCTTATGCTTTAGCACCTTACGTGCTTTCAGAGATTCTGGCAGGCCTGACCGCACACTTCAGCCCGGAGGGGGTCATGGTACTGGAGACATCAAAAAAGTTTCCTACCCCTGAGATTCCTTCGGGACTGCAAGCCGATGGCACGAAGAACTACGGGGATACCCTGGTCACTTATTTGCACCAGGCTCGGGACTGCGGTTGA
- a CDS encoding tellurium resistance protein TerC produces MCSWWRRLGAFIAMLTVTLAALPQASAIPAAARGTLAAPGLWTQGVNAAAPSPDAPGVLFLGMSGLKPSDLDLQGNQLGEMLVPFTFSALSTRSFRIYTCPTEGWMQLRARGDVADEEGRRLAKTVGSQCLGMKLVKGDGTAAQTPVQVEPAAATPLPKSAAVTYAQFKGRTENITWPTRGIFATDAWAVGRNAGIPLANRRGQVAHWLPLPVVPEMARINPSTLDSLYNERTGAGARAALAAKAQQPTSPLGKTLKNRTYLESAWQSILAAAPSDVVVDLDTVDTAVLNQNTYDTAKTLSLQQLSAILSANQSAAHPRPVIIASLGDFEGARSLQLLAAQTPGLVLTGGESAAASDAGTAGTGVLYTSTTRADGLATLADVRGLVLNARTYLDPKLVPPANITLPELRVNPVASVAEACSVITEQQRHASSALRANSRWYQVFHLLSYLAIGALIIWAFASRGSRRLANSWWVVRLLGLIAFAMLPAALILNWIPWWNLPGTDSTVGAIAVALALTAVIAVALVGILWRSPHAVSILAGISFFILALDIVLGSAHQRNGFMGSLVLSSRRYYGISNRTYIILIVGALLALLPVLQRFWGQRRAAWVTAGLGVAVLLIDALPGWGADFGGPPGIILAFGIVALMAAGVQPRWWHAGVWVVLTLGVMGAIGWFSRGSDSHIGNFWSNLGSSESQELIAGKVRDVLRSFENNLGVVILLALVVVALVVATVMVKRRQVSWPWWVSTWDQLTDLPALRVVALGILLGMAVAVPINDSGMMIVKEAIYLVLPALSAVIAQRAIQLNRSPEPGANK; encoded by the coding sequence GTGTGTTCATGGTGGCGGCGTCTGGGAGCATTTATCGCGATGCTGACGGTGACGCTGGCGGCCCTTCCCCAAGCCAGCGCGATACCTGCCGCTGCCCGCGGGACGCTGGCCGCTCCTGGCCTGTGGACGCAGGGTGTCAATGCCGCGGCGCCTTCTCCGGACGCCCCCGGCGTGCTGTTTTTGGGGATGAGCGGTCTGAAGCCCAGCGACCTCGATCTACAGGGCAATCAGCTGGGGGAAATGCTGGTTCCGTTTACGTTTTCAGCACTGAGCACGCGGTCATTTCGGATTTATACCTGTCCCACCGAAGGATGGATGCAGCTGCGGGCTCGCGGCGATGTTGCCGATGAAGAAGGGCGCCGGTTGGCTAAAACTGTAGGGTCGCAATGCCTGGGGATGAAGCTGGTGAAGGGCGATGGCACGGCCGCGCAGACACCGGTTCAGGTCGAACCTGCCGCCGCCACGCCCTTGCCAAAATCTGCAGCTGTCACCTATGCCCAGTTTAAAGGCCGCACCGAAAATATTACTTGGCCCACTCGCGGGATTTTTGCGACGGATGCTTGGGCGGTCGGACGAAATGCAGGAATACCACTGGCGAATCGCCGCGGTCAGGTCGCCCACTGGCTGCCCTTGCCGGTCGTCCCCGAAATGGCGCGAATCAATCCTTCCACGCTCGATTCCCTCTATAACGAGCGTACCGGGGCTGGGGCCAGAGCCGCACTTGCCGCCAAAGCCCAACAGCCCACCTCGCCGCTAGGCAAGACCTTAAAGAATCGGACATATTTGGAATCTGCGTGGCAGAGCATTCTCGCCGCCGCCCCCAGCGATGTTGTGGTGGATTTGGATACGGTTGACACCGCTGTGCTAAATCAGAACACCTACGACACGGCAAAGACCCTGTCCCTACAGCAGCTGTCCGCCATCCTGAGCGCAAATCAGAGCGCGGCGCACCCTCGTCCGGTCATTATCGCTTCTTTGGGGGATTTTGAAGGTGCCAGGTCCCTGCAGCTGCTGGCAGCGCAGACTCCCGGATTGGTGCTGACGGGAGGGGAGTCGGCCGCAGCTTCCGATGCTGGGACTGCTGGCACTGGTGTTCTCTACACTTCCACGACTCGCGCCGACGGCTTAGCAACTCTTGCCGACGTACGCGGTTTAGTGTTGAACGCGCGCACATACCTGGACCCCAAGCTGGTCCCGCCGGCGAATATCACCCTTCCTGAGCTGAGAGTTAACCCGGTCGCTAGCGTCGCCGAGGCTTGTTCCGTGATTACCGAGCAGCAGCGTCACGCCAGCTCCGCCCTGCGCGCCAACTCACGGTGGTACCAGGTCTTTCATCTGCTGTCTTACCTGGCGATTGGGGCGCTGATAATCTGGGCTTTTGCGTCGCGTGGCTCGCGGCGTTTAGCAAACAGCTGGTGGGTGGTACGTCTCCTGGGCCTTATTGCCTTCGCGATGCTACCGGCAGCGCTGATTCTGAACTGGATTCCGTGGTGGAACTTGCCCGGTACCGACTCTACGGTTGGCGCAATCGCGGTAGCCCTGGCCTTGACCGCGGTGATTGCGGTGGCTTTGGTGGGTATTCTGTGGCGTAGCCCGCATGCGGTGTCTATTCTGGCGGGGATTTCATTCTTTATTTTGGCGCTGGACATTGTCCTGGGCTCCGCCCATCAGCGCAACGGATTTATGGGTTCTCTGGTCCTCAGTTCGCGGCGCTACTACGGCATTTCTAACCGGACCTACATCATTCTCATTGTCGGGGCTCTCCTGGCATTACTGCCGGTCCTGCAACGTTTCTGGGGCCAACGCCGGGCCGCCTGGGTCACCGCGGGGCTCGGTGTCGCAGTCCTCTTGATCGATGCATTGCCTGGTTGGGGTGCGGACTTCGGGGGACCTCCGGGAATTATTCTGGCCTTTGGGATAGTCGCCTTGATGGCTGCTGGAGTTCAACCGCGCTGGTGGCACGCCGGTGTCTGGGTGGTGCTCACGCTGGGGGTGATGGGGGCTATCGGCTGGTTCTCCCGCGGTTCAGACAGTCATATCGGGAACTTTTGGTCGAATCTGGGCAGCAGTGAAAGTCAGGAGTTGATTGCCGGAAAAGTCCGCGATGTGCTGCGTTCTTTTGAGAACAACCTCGGGGTCGTCATTCTATTAGCGCTGGTAGTAGTGGCGCTAGTGGTGGCCACAGTGATGGTAAAACGCCGCCAAGTGTCCTGGCCGTGGTGGGTGTCCACCTGGGATCAGCTCACTGACCTGCCTGCCCTGCGCGTCGTGGCTTTGGGTATTTTGTTGGGTATGGCGGTGGCTGTGCCTATCAACGATTCCGGGATGATGATTGTGAAGGAAGCTATCTATCTGGTACTGCCAGCTCTGAGTGCTGTGATTGCACAGCGAGCCATCCAACTCAACCGCAGTCCCGAGCCTGGTGCAAATAAGTGA
- a CDS encoding ATP-dependent DNA helicase RecG encodes MVNLQTPLERIVKAKSVVSKFAHLGVLTLGDLLWYPPRRTYRWGELTRFDSLIPGADVTVFAVVMDSRLGWTRRHDKAMLTVTLQDQLETDALDQGGFRPDLWGKRVNRLTVRFFAKHPNALNMHANRLEKGTLAVFAGRLSGKPGSRASEAFLAHPEYRVLADYDPEVVKTLSTRPQPLYHATAGLPSWKIGKIIDTQLLMLNPAEIPEAIPDSLRRERNLPDAYTALLGLHHPETDAQYQAAVDYLRFREAFTLGAALAKARNQVQAHPAWSLPVSRDVSAPSTGEREPGDLVSQVVAGLPFQLTAGQCQVWDEIAGDIAREVPMNRLLQGEVGSGKTVVSALACVAAVQNGFQAAFMAPTEVLAHQHFQTLNRLLGALADPLGELSGAQPGTDSVPLRLLTGSTPASEKREIADRGAAGEPMLVVGTQALLTESLQLSRLALVVVDEQHRFGVEQRGALLAKGERAPHFLTMTATPIPRTVAMTVFGDLDVSVLRQLPAGRAEVQTFLVNEANVRWVTRAWSRAAEEIKQGGRVYVLCPKIAPDASELDSADSADLQNPSETGRKKRKTTAKTSWGDDLAGFGELEELEPGRVLHTVTQTAAQLAELPVFRDIPIGVAHSNLDSGAKQQAVADFAAGRTPLLVSTTVVEVGMDVPEASMMIILDADRYGISQLHQLRGRIGRGSRPGVCLAIAPLDFPPVSDNLADLMAQAGEGTLAPALARLLAFAASRDGFALAEADLRIRREGDVLGQSQSGRRSRLKVLSLVSDAEVIAAAKAAAAAVVAEDPQLSAHPELARLVFDLGEGAQNLTKS; translated from the coding sequence ATGGTGAACTTGCAGACCCCTCTGGAGCGGATAGTTAAGGCGAAATCCGTCGTCTCCAAGTTCGCTCACCTGGGGGTATTAACCTTGGGTGATTTGCTGTGGTACCCGCCGCGGCGAACCTATCGATGGGGGGAACTGACCCGCTTTGACTCGCTGATCCCCGGCGCGGATGTCACAGTTTTTGCGGTGGTGATGGATTCGCGTCTGGGCTGGACTCGCCGCCACGACAAAGCCATGCTCACGGTAACCCTGCAGGACCAGCTGGAAACGGACGCCCTTGACCAGGGAGGATTCCGTCCGGACTTGTGGGGAAAGAGGGTCAACCGCCTGACCGTGCGTTTCTTTGCGAAACACCCCAACGCCTTAAATATGCACGCAAATCGCCTGGAAAAGGGGACTTTAGCGGTTTTTGCCGGACGACTTTCGGGTAAACCGGGCAGCCGGGCCAGCGAAGCCTTCTTGGCTCATCCGGAATACCGGGTGCTGGCTGATTATGACCCGGAAGTCGTAAAGACCCTCTCAACCCGCCCCCAGCCGCTCTATCATGCCACCGCGGGCCTGCCCTCGTGGAAAATTGGGAAAATCATCGACACTCAGCTGCTGATGCTAAATCCCGCGGAGATTCCCGAAGCCATCCCCGACTCGCTGCGCCGCGAGAGAAACCTGCCTGACGCCTACACAGCCTTGCTCGGCTTGCACCACCCGGAAACTGATGCCCAATACCAGGCTGCTGTGGACTATCTGCGGTTCCGTGAGGCATTTACGCTGGGCGCGGCTCTGGCCAAAGCCCGCAACCAGGTCCAAGCCCATCCGGCCTGGTCCTTGCCGGTTTCTCGGGATGTTTCCGCGCCGAGTACGGGTGAGCGGGAACCTGGCGACCTGGTCTCACAAGTCGTGGCAGGGTTGCCTTTCCAGCTCACTGCCGGGCAGTGCCAGGTTTGGGATGAAATCGCGGGGGACATTGCCCGTGAGGTCCCGATGAATCGGCTGTTGCAGGGGGAAGTGGGGTCGGGCAAGACCGTGGTGTCGGCTCTGGCATGTGTCGCTGCGGTACAAAACGGTTTTCAAGCCGCTTTCATGGCTCCCACCGAAGTCCTCGCCCACCAGCATTTTCAGACCCTGAATCGGTTGTTGGGGGCACTGGCGGATCCTCTGGGCGAGCTATCGGGGGCACAGCCCGGCACGGATAGTGTTCCGCTACGTTTGCTGACCGGTTCGACGCCCGCCTCGGAGAAACGAGAAATTGCCGACCGGGGTGCGGCCGGTGAGCCGATGCTGGTGGTGGGAACCCAGGCTCTGCTGACTGAGTCGCTGCAATTGTCTCGCCTGGCCCTGGTAGTGGTTGATGAGCAGCACCGTTTCGGGGTGGAACAACGCGGCGCTCTGCTGGCGAAAGGGGAGCGAGCCCCACATTTCTTGACGATGACCGCTACGCCGATACCGCGAACCGTCGCCATGACGGTGTTTGGGGACTTGGATGTTTCCGTGTTGCGCCAGCTGCCCGCGGGACGCGCGGAGGTCCAGACGTTCCTGGTCAATGAAGCAAATGTGCGGTGGGTCACGCGCGCCTGGAGCCGGGCCGCGGAAGAAATTAAACAGGGAGGGCGAGTCTATGTGCTTTGCCCCAAGATTGCGCCGGACGCCTCGGAACTGGACTCTGCCGACTCAGCTGATCTTCAGAATCCTTCGGAAACCGGGCGGAAAAAGCGAAAAACCACGGCAAAAACCAGTTGGGGTGACGATTTAGCCGGGTTTGGCGAACTCGAAGAGTTGGAGCCTGGCCGGGTCCTGCACACCGTCACTCAGACCGCGGCGCAACTGGCTGAACTGCCCGTATTCAGAGATATTCCGATTGGGGTGGCACATTCCAACCTGGATTCCGGCGCCAAACAACAGGCCGTGGCGGACTTTGCCGCGGGCCGCACCCCGCTGCTGGTGTCCACCACGGTTGTGGAAGTCGGTATGGACGTGCCCGAAGCCTCCATGATGATTATCTTGGATGCCGACCGTTACGGGATTTCACAGCTGCACCAGCTGCGAGGGCGGATTGGCCGCGGTTCACGTCCCGGCGTTTGCCTCGCCATTGCCCCCCTGGATTTCCCGCCCGTTTCGGACAACCTGGCGGATTTGATGGCACAAGCGGGGGAGGGAACGCTGGCTCCGGCCCTGGCGCGCCTGCTGGCGTTTGCGGCGAGCCGGGACGGGTTCGCGCTGGCTGAAGCTGATTTGAGAATCCGCCGGGAGGGCGATGTACTGGGGCAAAGCCAATCGGGCCGCCGTTCCCGGCTAAAGGTGCTTTCCCTGGTCAGTGACGCGGAAGTCATTGCGGCCGCCAAAGCCGCGGCGGCCGCGGTCGTGGCGGAAGATCCCCAGCTCAGCGCGCATCCGGAGTTGGCTCGGTTGGTGTTTGACCTGGGGGAAGGGGCTCAGAATCTCACGAAGTCCTAG
- the aspA gene encoding aspartate ammonia-lyase produces MMAGRIEEDLLGKREIPDDVYYGVQTLRAIENFHISGKKIQDVPEFVRAMVQVKKAVALANEELHVLPHDIARAIVAGCDEVLEKGRAMDQFPVDVFQGGAGTSVNMNTNEVVANLALELLGYEKGRYDIINPNDHVNKSQSTNDAYPTGFRVAVYTQLHEVERAVRELSDAFARKGEEFKDILKMGRTQLQDAVPMTLGQEFNGFSVNIGEELTRLSVAGDLLLEMNLGATAIGTGVNTPEGYPKVACQKLSEVTGYEIVPATNLLEATSDNGAYLAVHAVLKRLASKLSKICDDLRLLSSGPRCGLHEINLPEMQPGSSIMPAKVNPVIPEVVDQVCFKVMGNDVALTHAAAAGQLQLNVMEPAAAQCMFESIELLTNAIDTLRTKCIDGITANREVCEAYVHNSIGIVTYLNDIIGHHNGDLIGKEAAKTGKSVRELVIEKGLMTPAELDEVLSLESLMSPHYTGKVWGDDERGLPQR; encoded by the coding sequence ATGATGGCTGGGCGTATCGAAGAGGACCTGCTGGGGAAACGTGAAATTCCTGACGACGTTTACTACGGGGTGCAAACCCTGCGGGCAATCGAGAATTTCCATATATCGGGTAAAAAAATCCAGGATGTTCCGGAGTTCGTGCGAGCCATGGTCCAGGTCAAAAAGGCAGTGGCGTTAGCGAATGAAGAGTTGCACGTGCTTCCCCACGACATCGCTCGCGCCATTGTGGCCGGCTGCGACGAAGTGCTAGAGAAGGGCCGAGCCATGGATCAGTTCCCCGTGGATGTGTTCCAAGGCGGGGCGGGCACCTCGGTGAACATGAACACCAACGAAGTCGTGGCGAACCTGGCTCTGGAACTGTTGGGCTACGAAAAAGGCCGCTACGACATCATCAACCCTAATGACCATGTGAACAAGAGCCAATCCACCAACGATGCCTATCCCACCGGTTTTCGCGTGGCGGTGTACACCCAGCTTCACGAAGTGGAGCGGGCAGTACGTGAGCTGTCCGATGCTTTTGCCCGCAAAGGCGAAGAATTTAAAGACATTCTTAAGATGGGCCGCACCCAGCTGCAGGACGCCGTCCCCATGACATTGGGTCAGGAATTCAACGGTTTTTCAGTCAACATAGGTGAGGAACTGACGCGTTTGTCCGTTGCGGGGGATTTGCTGTTGGAAATGAACTTGGGGGCGACTGCTATCGGCACCGGTGTAAACACGCCGGAGGGCTATCCAAAGGTTGCGTGCCAAAAGCTCTCGGAAGTGACTGGATACGAGATCGTTCCAGCGACTAACCTGCTGGAAGCCACCTCAGATAACGGCGCTTACCTGGCAGTTCACGCGGTGCTGAAGCGGCTGGCGTCCAAGCTGTCGAAAATTTGTGATGACCTGCGACTGCTTTCCTCAGGGCCGCGCTGTGGTCTGCATGAAATTAACCTTCCCGAGATGCAGCCGGGTTCCTCGATTATGCCCGCCAAAGTCAACCCGGTCATCCCCGAGGTCGTTGACCAGGTTTGTTTTAAGGTCATGGGCAACGACGTCGCCCTCACCCACGCTGCCGCCGCGGGCCAGCTGCAGCTAAACGTCATGGAACCAGCCGCGGCTCAGTGCATGTTTGAATCCATTGAGCTGCTGACCAATGCCATTGACACCTTGCGCACCAAGTGCATTGACGGTATCACCGCCAACCGTGAAGTCTGCGAAGCATATGTGCATAACTCCATCGGAATCGTCACGTATCTCAACGACATCATCGGTCACCATAATGGTGACTTGATTGGGAAAGAAGCCGCGAAGACCGGCAAGTCAGTCAGGGAACTGGTCATTGAAAAAGGCTTGATGACCCCCGCGGAGCTTGACGAAGTACTCAGCTTGGAGTCCCTCATGAGTCCCCACTACACCGGGAAGGTTTGGGGCGATGACGAACGGGGTCTGCCCCAGCGTTGA
- the rpmB gene encoding 50S ribosomal protein L28, translating to MAAVCDVCGKGPGFGMSVSHSHRRNKRRFNPNIQRVRAIVEGTPRHLNVCTKCIKSNRVVRNTGR from the coding sequence ATGGCAGCGGTATGCGATGTATGTGGAAAAGGTCCCGGTTTCGGGATGAGCGTGTCTCACTCTCACCGGCGTAACAAGCGTCGTTTCAATCCGAACATTCAGCGGGTTCGTGCCATCGTAGAAGGTACCCCCCGTCACTTGAACGTCTGCACCAAGTGCATCAAGTCCAATCGAGTGGTGCGCAACACGGGTCGCTAA